Within Lytechinus pictus isolate F3 Inbred chromosome 7, Lp3.0, whole genome shotgun sequence, the genomic segment AACAACATGTATGTAAGTTACAAAGATTTAAAAGTATTTCCGTTTCCTATTTTTCGTACCTTTAataattcattgatattttgagTACAGTATAAATTTTAGTATTAAGCTTGTTGAAATGTAAAAGttataattatcttttttttttaattcaatgaataattagtgttatgcttgtttgattatttttctcaatggTATCATTTACATAGACATGAGTTTGGGATTGACTAGTCCTTTAACAAGCAGCTGAAAGTACCATGTACCTTATTGTTTATTCAGTTACTAATTCTATTGCCAAcatgattgtagaacagtttGTATTCAATACTAAATCCTACCCAATACGATATACACGATAGGCTTTATGTACATGACTACTTCCAGGCTTTAACAattacttattttgctcaatacAAAACCAACATTAGgcattgatttttgtaatatatcAATATAATGACAATTGGGTATTGGTTAATCATTTATAATGTAACAGACCGATACAAAATAACTACATGTAATTACCATATATTTATTTCTCTGCATTAGATGTTCCTGTTGGGCGCCGTGGAGACAGCAGACCAGAGGCTTTACTTGTATGGACTCCAAGTCAGGAAATTTCTGATCCAAAATGTAAGTGCCATAAAACAGATTTGTTCAGTTGTATACCATAAAGCTTGAACAAATAGATTGAATTATAACATGATGAATCAAACATGCTTAGTGGCTTAAATAATCTTTCTACTGAATGAATGGCAAAAAACTGAAAaagctgaaatttcatcaaaattgatgtAAACTAAAAAGTAGCCTACTGATATCTTTAATATTGTGTTCAAACATGGTGCACATAGCTCAgcaattttatttatacagAGTCAATGGGATATGAGGCAGCAGATCTATAAGTGTTGTGAGGGAAAGGATTTTTTTGGGtcataaaacaacaaaaataagcaGATTTTGGCAACCATATAAATTTACATataaacttacatgtaaatTTATATGTTTGCCAAAATTTTAGGGCAAGAAATATATGTCAAGAGTTGTGCAGAGACAAACTCTTGACATCATTCAACGTGACTCATGCAAATAGAAATCATGATATATGATACCAGTTCTTTTGATGTCATAATGCAATATTAAGCGCCCTATATAGCGCTATGATGTTTTGTCCAGGGAACTGTAGACTTTTTAAAAAGGTTGTTATGTCTGAAAAATTGTTTTGTCACATATATCTAAAAGAGATTTGATGTGTAGAGTTCGgaattgtacaatgtacatttacTTCTAGATAGACCGGTCAAACTTAGTGGTGAGGGTGGTTTAATGTGAGAACtgtttgttattaaaaaaaacaattgaaaaagaTTGGTATGGACACCCTTCTATGAATTGCAAAGTTGGTAATCAAGCaaaaaacagatttttttttcaatggcctGGGGTTCAAATGATACTTTGCTTTTTAAACTCATATACTATGGAAATGTGTATTTGACATCAGGGTAATACAACATCCATCAGGGTCCTTATTGATCAAAGAAATATAGcatgtgattttcactgacaaatgtaTACTCAGCATCCCAGCCAATGAGACACAAAgatttcaatagcttttaaCAGTCGTTGACAATCACTTGCAAGTGGCAAATGTCTCCCAAGGTCCAGTAACCAATGGCCAATATCCAGTAGTCTGTAAGCTTGTTTCTACTGGTTATTCCACACCACCTTGTATTTATTTTAACCAAATCTCAGTGGGTGGTATTCTGTTGAACCTGGGTTAACTTAAACTTAGACCATAtttttatggagtgccagtagtcaacttatttattaattaaaattATTCTTATCCTGCTGCAAAATGTTGTccaaaaattattaaaagaaaaagtatggagtaccgaagtgatgatgtcacaaaaaacttttttagcattccatattttggtagagcatgatgaaaaaaccccacaacccaaatttggtgggaatcggtccatgggggccttagatatgacctcataaatacatgtacattcacttcactggggctaattatgtattcatgaggtcatatctaggGGCCCCATTGACTGATTCCtaccaaatttgggttgtgggggtttttcatcatgctctaccaaaatatatgtatggtatcaaaaacgctgatatgcaaaaagtaaaaattgatgatgtcacactttAGTACTCTGTATGAATGATAATTAACATTATAACATTATATTGGCCACgaatatggaaaaaatataaagCCCAGTATTCAATAGAAGTGTGATttgaaattctagtttagaCTATGGTTGAATTCTAGTTTAGACGAGGGTTCAGAATAccacactgtacatgtatgtctcaaAAGGTGACCGATGGATCACTTCACATCTCCCCAATTTTTTGAAGCCCATTACTTTATAGAAACACACTCAATGGCAGGTGATATTCAGTTAGTTTTCTATAAACAAACTTCTTTCCTTCCCTCATGTGCAGTGGATGAGTACATCAGCGTGGCCAAGGAGAAGTTTGGTTACAACACCGAGCAGGCTTTGGGCATGCTCTTCTGGCACAAGCACAGTGTTGAGAAGTCTCTAGCTGACCTTCCAAACTTTACACCGTTCCCTGATGAGTGGACCGTGGAAGACAGAGTTCTCTTTGAACAAGCATTCAGCTTCCATGGAAAGAGTTTCCACCGCATCAGGCAAATGGTGAATATCTGTGACGTAGCTTAAAAagtcaaatttcaattttatcgAAGAAAAATAGAATTGACATTAATCATTAGAAAGAATATGTTTCCATGCTTTCAATCTTTATCATTGCCTTAAAGAATATTGTTTATGATAATGCAAAGATAATATTAGAGCAttaatcacttttgagtcatagGTAGTCATACACAGTGGAgtattgaaaatttgttctcTTTTCCATGTACCTTTATTTCCAGAAGTGGAACTGTTGGAATTAACTAGTAGAAATAGATGGAGACAAAATTGCTCTAAAATTAAGCATacgggcattttcacggtaactgacattacacggcacaatgttttcacacctttcattgtgtgtatctctaaaacaacaaatgatgggagtttgcttttgatagagttaataaagtgaaccttgctgtataacctgatactaagttttcctatgtaaccacatttttttacgcatcagcaagcaaaaatgtgtcggtaactgacattacgcaaaaggacatgcaattttagggtgttcattaaaattgaaatatctcatgtccctgagtagatagagtaataatttgaatatgttgaTATACCTctgttactaggttaagatgtgtcaaaatattaaacaattcgtttttgtcttttgggagctatgataatttttccacaaccatgctggtaactgacattacggtaactgacattacacttaatttgccatagagataacacatggaagtcaaatgtgtggaatcattgcattgtatcttctgtgcagagcttcacatgaaagtgagcttgatgtggaagtatacccgagtttctaggaacatttcaatgaaaaaactttttctttttcttaattcctttctttgatttgaacatttttatcattacttgtcggtaactgacaatacacattaacatttaccagtgctatatgattttcaaaggcataattttcttggtacttatatgtaaggctttttaaaatcataaaagtttcataatacttcacatttttaattatcaaaagataagaaatgtatgttttacttactctgggggggggggggtcatagcagctacatgttttcctatagtaatttaatattgcattgactgtacacatggatttttctgactatacacccataatatattcatcagttttatattgactttttaaaccttttccttctccaacctccccctcccctcaaaaaaggcaaaatgaataagggtctcctcccctaggctacacgtaACCCTCCCCTGAATCTCATGcggccatgtagttttattgatttctattctggtcagtgcaaacaatgcttgttcatatctgtcagatttcaattctcttcataatttgtttaatcattttctttgctaatttcttttttaagctgtcaacaaaaaataaactccagcttctaaactgaaactgaaacctATTTgtgaattagaaaaaaaacccacagttttagtagatccatgcaacaatgatcagaactgtcaaatttcacttttcatctatacttgtaaaccaaaaacaaaattgtatcacacatccacactactaacaggtataaaaaccaggaatttacttttagcgaggcaatgctcaaaagaatcctataaactaaaaaagggaccatggaaatccccttcatcacaatgttaagcttaaaaaatgttgcagatttaggcaataggttgggaaaagtaccccctacccccccccgaaaaccaaacaaaaaattgtctgatacaattaggtacttggtaactgcatgtacaaaacaatttcatagtaatttttttttgcacgatgggaatgcaacttccttcataatttcatattgtattctttgtgaactataccttttaaaagtcaatagcaagctccttctggtgtgacttttaaagtgaaagacttaaataacaagtatacaatatttcttcaccataaaattgaccacatatttgcatttcaatattggtaaccaatgttttatcatggtaactgacattacatctcggtaactgacattacattttccacttggtaactgacattacatatatttaatggtaccctatggcttcattgttaattggtaatctttaattttggtgtagaagggaggggtgttacctagagaggaaatctaccaagtttcatttaatatatcctcttttccaggaaattagaaaaaaagttcatgttttcggtaactgacattacataccttATCACttacttcatcaatatttttttatcagatgaatgaattactggtgttcctttctgtgggattttaaaaagtgttataatagcaagctaaatcacaggcaaaaacatcatgatcaaacctgttctttaaaaatctgtcaaaacaaaatatgtatcaatatactattttcaacactaatttgtatccatactttggcagccattttgaaataaaaattggctGCCAGGGTCGGAAATGTTTTTGTCTcggaaacttcaggtcttgttttattaaaaaacataaagcttttgacatgaatatcaacttgatttttttgcctctgtgtccatctgtggtgaaaatgcccatacaGTAAACATTCAATGATCTCAATAGGAGGAGCTcattcttgttttcaaatttgtgatattcaattgatattttatttgcaaagagtctttcttttttctgtttacGTACAAAAATGCTTATTCACAAATCAAATGTAATACATTGTCACAGATAAAAATGGCaacattcaaatttattttgtcttttcccATTGTTGATTAAATTTGATAATGATACCTTTCTCCTCCTTCAGTTGCCTGACAAGTCCATTAGCAGCCTGGTGAGATATTATTACCAATGGAAGAAGACACGAACACGTACCAGTCTCATGGACAAAAAGATCGTCAAATCATCAGCTCCTACTACTCAGAAAGAAGGAAGGTAAGTTTAATACCTGTAAACCCGGGGGGtggggcactcaaattattttttgatgggggtgtgcctcacgaaactctgaaatgggggtctaaggaactgactaaAAGGGTAAAGTGtggggtcttgggaactaaatatataccgcggtgtgtgaaaaacagggtctacgGAACGGGATCGCGGCACTGTAGGTATAGTGCTGTGCATGTGCTAGCCATGCATGGCGCAGCTACTAGTTATATGTAGGGAGTTCCCAAGCCGTACGTGCATCCTCTCACATGCGGTGCTTGCGCttgacaattttggcagggctgGGAAACTGAGATGTCTCGTAACCGGGGGTCTTGCGAGCAGGGCTGAGCGGCTTCTGATTCGGAGgatctagagaactgaaaattaggtctgaaaaagggggtcatcaaagcggcacgtccccgtaccaccaatatatgtgagtgcccccccccccctattgtaAAGATGTCACATATTACAGTCATTCAGATTTTTGGAACCAATGGGGAAATAATTCAGGGTGTCCTTGATTCTTTGATTTCATATTACAGAGTACTTTCAAAATCTTGGCTCTGTAACAAGAATCATTTAATCAATTGCAAAACTTGCAAATTTACAGTTTACTGTGCAATTAACTTCAACCTACCCACCCTTCATGAAGTTTTCAAATCTACATAATTGTCAGCATAGGAAATACATAAGGTCGATGGGGGATTTCGCCCTCATTACAGCCCAAATTGCCCCTAAAATTTCCCCAAATGCATGCTTTTGGGGTGGCCAGTCTTTCTAGAGTTGCCCCAAGATCTGTTCCAAACAatattcaatattgtttagaaaatcaatattctatcTGTGGCAGAAGAATAATATTTGCTTTTACAGCACAATTACTTTTTACTCTGAAGCGTAGCCCTTCTAATGAAAGAAGTAGACCCCAAAATtctgagaaagaaaaatataaatatacaaatgatgcatgggttagagtgggtcagtaggaactgtgtgcacaaggtaactttggcatggtttaacccacgaggcgcagccgagtgggtttagaccataatgccaaagttaccgcgtgcacacagttccactgacccacgaaagaaacccatgcatcatctgttttatagaatggaaaaaaattattgaataaaccacaaaaattaatgatttaccggatgcatgataatttcatgcgtccggtaaattcaatttactggacgcatgaaaatatttactggacgcatgattttttttactggacgcatgattttttttactggacgcatgatttattaccggatgcatgaaaaTACCAAAATGTAATGCAGACCCTTTGATAACCCTGGACAACATAAATATTTATGCCTAAATTGATAATATGTTGGCACAAAGGCATTATTATACCCAAAATGCCAGATACAGCTTTGCATTGACTAGTCTAGATAGTACCGGTATGAGGCAGCCTCAGACCTCCAATAGCTGTGTGTGTATGCCCGGGCCGCGCCGGGGGCCAGTGCCTACGGCTGCCTGGGCCTGCAGTGGAGAtttggctgtgcacagccagcCCAGCTGAAACGTTAGATCGTATGTCTGGACTTCTCAACTAACGAGTTTGCAGGCAGTTTTAATCCCTATGACAATTACGGTACCGTATTTATACTTACAGATCATTTTGCatcctttatttgattcattctgccttgatcgaaaattcaaaattttgacgtaaacaagcgtaacagtacatgcgcgatgacatcacaatgaccttttcggacgatagcttgtttacagtggatatcgttttgattatcgggatatcgttcatgcagccagtaaaaattcttgcattgctctcaaccaatcagattgcagggaTTTTCCCATCCATTCTATAATAATTGTTTCATACCCTGGTTGTTGCATCATGTATGTCATCATGTATCTCCAGGAGATTAGTGCATGTTTTGTCTCTCTTAAATACCCAACCTATGTAAATTGTTTGTAGTTTACAAATCTTCAGTTATTGTACCTTGTTTGTGGTTATCTCtggaatattatattttttctttttgtctttcctcCAGTGGAGAAGAAGAGCCTCCTAAAGAAGAGGAACCAGTTGAGAGCATGGAGACCGACAAAACTGAAGCAGCAAAGGTAAGCAGCCATTTACTAATGAATCTAGCTATTTGACAGTATAtacgttgggggggggggttcatggTATGAATGTTTGTGATAGATATTTATTTAGTAAGCATCCAGAAAATGACATTGttagggaaaaaaaaaaaagaagcaattcTGGAGAATATGTCATGTCTATTCCTTCCATTTCTCACTAGAATTGGCTATATGCATATCTTTTTTAAGAATTACAATTAAATTATACAAGCTGCAAGTTGCAATCACAATCAAGTATTGATTATAGCAAAATGTGTTACAATTATGAAAAGTATTATGTTTAATTTGTTGATCAATTATATCTGTATCAAAAACTCAAAGAAGATGTTTAATTTGCTATGGATGTTCTTTCATGTTTTTGTAGGATGGAGCGACGACAAGTAAAAGTGTGTGTGGTAATTGTGCTAGTTCGGTCAGTCAACTTCATACTACACCTAAAGGACAGCTATGTCATCCGTGCTACAGCTACTGGAGGTACACAGACttttattcatgatttcatAAATTTATAATAACATACAGGTATCATGAGTGTCTCACTGAAAATTCAGTCAGTGTTTCTTGATCTTGTATTTTAAGTGTAATGATGCCACTTTGTTTGCAATTGTTTAGGCCCAATATTGTAAATGTTGTGTGCAGTACAATAATCTCTAAGTTCAAAATGCTCCTTGTGAACCtttttatcacaaaattgacaatatttttttgctcTCTTTGTCATGATCTGCACATATGTACAATTGGCCTTCAACCTTTAACTTTAGCCATTCTGTGTACAGTTATCATTTGTATTCTGGAGTTAAATTTCAAGCTCTGCTCCCATGTAAAATCGTTGACTTTAAATTCTCTTCATTTTTATATGTCAGCTTTATCTTTACTTTTGTGCTGGGCATTCCATTAAGGAAATTAAAATCTTTAACCGAGTCATGTAAattcattaaaacaaatattgagatataagAACTGTAGGATTTCTTTTCATGTTCTTGTCAATGATTCATTATTGCAGGCGTACTGGTGTCATGCGTACCCACGTGGGCCCGGTGAGAAACGAGATCCAGactcaccatcgtcatcatcctaTGAGGATGAAGAAGAAACCCCCGCGAGGGATGTACGTAGATCGTGATGACCTCC encodes:
- the LOC129264797 gene encoding REST corepressor 3-like isoform X2, producing the protein MIYNVPVGRRGDSRPEALLVWTPSQEISDPKLDEYISVAKEKFGYNTEQALGMLFWHKHSVEKSLADLPNFTPFPDEWTVEDRVLFEQAFSFHGKSFHRIRQMLPDKSISSLVRYYYQWKKTRTRTSLMDKKIVKSSAPTTQKEGSGEEEPPKEEEPVESMETDKTEAAKDGATTSKSVCGNCASSVSQLHTTPKGQLCHPCYSYWRRTGVMRTHVGPVRNEIQTHHRHHPMRMKKKPPRGMYVDRDDLLSMATTQADAIFKGLDADIVNLKRQLQNNKQLVGQQKEKMIDVDSFRPPEPAQRNKSSWTNDEQLLAVQALRKYGQDFEAVADVIGNKNAAQCRAFMVTFRRRFNLDKVLEEYEAEKKARGDTSEPPVSSATSTPLATAPLAVPVIASAPPPLHRPTAAPAPVVTQSPQSQKPPPLQTQQPRFLHPRSALQQPPPLRPSTAASGPLARSRPPIMGPLSGHPPTIGAATQREPSPQ